DNA from Branchiostoma lanceolatum isolate klBraLanc5 chromosome 9, klBraLanc5.hap2, whole genome shotgun sequence:
ATGAGAGTTCCCTGGATGATCATTTCTTGTCCAGCACGTTCAACAGCGCCTCCTTGTTGTCCGCCACCCACTGGTCTAGGCTCCTGGTGCCCGGGTACAGCTGACGGGTCAGCTCCACACTACGGTCGGGGTTACCCAGGCGGTAGAACTTGAACATGTTGGCGATTTGCTCAGCCCCGGGGAAACCCAGCTTGCTGTACTCTTCTGTGGTCATCTGGGGGGAAGAGGAATAGATTAATCTCCAAGGTGTTTGTGAGTAcgagtgggtggatggatggatggattgatggatggatggatggatggaaggaaggatggatggatggatggatggaaggaaggatggatggatggatggatggatggatgctaCATTACCATAACTACTAAGAATAAGTAAGTATGGGCCCCGAACAAGTGTGAACTAAACACGTGGTACCCAGCTTAAACCCAGGCTATATACAGGCTATATATATAGGTCCTCAATGTCATCACCCTTTTAGTCCTTAGTACGTTAATGTTGGTCCCTCTTACCTTGGTCGGCTTGAACACCTTCGGCGCCAGGTGCTTGGAGAGAATGACTGCGTGTTGCTGGACGGTGAGTTTGTCTCCACTGAAGCCGACAGTCCGACCCAGCCATTCCGCCCTGTTCTTGAAAATCGTTCTGATGGCGAAGCCCATGTCGGCAACACTCACGGCGTGCATTGCAGCGCCCTCCATCGCATATCCTGGAGAATTGCATCAACCAAGGACGATTTATTCAATATACTAATAGCGTCCTTGCACAAATTGAAACTATGAATCCTTtcgttttcagaatttttcaataatttcaacagtatttcaatattttcaacatttttctaACTTTTCGAAGATGCTTATTGGCACTTAACCGGAAAGGACAAGATTATATATTCGTAAGGGAAGCTTGTTTTATACATAGACGCAGTTCCGGAGAAGAAATAGTTAGCAAGTACAGTGCTTTCCGGACAAAATTACGAAATCGACTTTACACTATTCTTATAACAAACCACAATGCCATGGATGCTTATATAGAGATAAAGCCGTGCTTCAAATAGCTTTGGGTGGAAATGACTCTTCTTTTATGCATCTCTATTTAACCATTAATTCAATTATAAAAGTTCGAATGCATAAAAGATATCTTCACCCAAAAGGCTACGTTGTAGTACCTAGCTCATAAGTTCCATCCGCCAGTTTCCGTGGACCAAAGTTGATGTAGTTCTCGTAGTAGGCAGGATACTTCACGATGGTGACCGGAAGGCCAATAGACTTCATGTACTCCTCGATTTCAGCTTTAGAGTCGTAGAACAGACAGGGGAACCCCATGGTCTTCTGCACGTTTTCAAGGCTACTGAACACCACGTGTTGAACACCGGTACCTTTTGCTGCATCCGCCACAGCCTTACCCTTAGATGCAAGCCAACAAGCATAAACCATTTTACGAAAATTCTTTTAGACgcttttgaatttgaaagcatacaaaagaaaacatacatCTTTTGATCATTTTGCTACCGTGTACTTTCGACTTACTGCAAAAATGCCTACCTGTTTGACATCCCGATCGAACTCCTGATGTTCCATGTAGTTCGTGACCACAAACATTCCGTGTGCTCCCTGGGCGGGAAAAAGACATGCGTTTGCGTAACGTTTTTGTGTTATCTCTTATTACTTTGATAACGTTTGATGTGAATAACTTttgtttgccccccccccccccgggctcattgaaaatcgccagTTGGTGGCATGATATCCCCTGGTTAggtgaataaacaaacaaacaaacactaagcTTTTTTAACAGGAACAGTTGTAATAGTCAATGGTTTAAGAATTCTGTACAATTAAGGATctggaatgacgtcatgtgacgGGAAAGTTTGCCCAGGCAGTTAATACCTGTAGTGCCCGCTCCAGTGAGCCGGGATCGTCATAGTTGCCCTCAACGACCTCAGCACCTCTCTCCTGCAGTGCCTTAGCCTTGGCGCTAGAGGCGTTTCTTGTCACTGCCCGAACTTTGACATACGAGTCCTCCAGAAGGGCATTGGCCACTCCGCCTCCCTGTAACCCTGTAAAGGCAGGAAAATGTAGATGATTAAACAAAACATTGGCTGGTTTGTTGATATTTTATATTCATACTCGACTCCGTATCATcattacagacacacacacacactgtcacagaCACTGGcgtgacagacagacacacacaataccgtcacacacacacacacacacacacacacacacacacacacacacgcacacacatacacgcacacacacacacacatactaacACACACATCTTCATGGCAAAGGTA
Protein-coding regions in this window:
- the LOC136441562 gene encoding nmrA-like family domain-containing protein 1, translated to MAGSVVVVFGATGLQGGGVANALLEDSYVKVRAVTRNASSAKAKALQERGAEVVEGNYDDPGSLERALQGAHGMFVVTNYMEHQEFDRDVKQGKAVADAAKGTGVQHVVFSSLENVQKTMGFPCLFYDSKAEIEEYMKSIGLPVTIVKYPAYYENYINFGPRKLADGTYELGYAMEGAAMHAVSVADMGFAIRTIFKNRAEWLGRTVGFSGDKLTVQQHAVILSKHLAPKVFKPTKMTTEEYSKLGFPGAEQIANMFKFYRLGNPDRSVELTRQLYPGTRSLDQWVADNKEALLNVLDKK